The genomic interval TCTCTCTTGAGCTTGTCCTTCACAAACCAGTCACATACCCTCCCCGCATTCAGGTCTTCGATCGAACACTCTTCTTGCTCTGCTATCACTCTCAGCAGGTTCAGAGAAGATATCTGCAGAATACACGCAAAGAAACAGATTATTTGGATTAAAGAGTGGCCAATCAAGGGAGAGCGTAATTTGTACCGTCAGACGGCAGAGAAATCTCTCGTGCGTGCTGAGGCCAGAGATTTCGACCAGTCCAGCTTCTTCCAGACTCAAGAAACTCTTCTTTCCTCCTTGGCCTGCACAAGCTCTCAAGGCGAGCTTTCTCCGCTGCGTGGCTTTGCTTGGGGCGAAATTAGGGTGAGATTTTGCCTGTTTCTGGAGAGCTGAAGAGGAGAGGATGAATGCTGATTGGAAATTTCCATTGCAACATTCGATTGCATTCATACTGAACTCTTCCTCTTCAGACCAACTGTTCAAGAAGATGAGAAGAGAACCCAGGGATGGAAAAGTTTTCCTATTTTATCTCTAGTAGCTAAGGCTTTCATGTGTATGTGTGGAGGAGAatatggagatggagatgggcCCGAACAAATGGCCTTTCATCATCAAGGCAGTTGAATTTGGGCCTGAGTCGGATTTGTGGGCCTCTTATTGGGGGGTTTGGGCCCATCTATCCTCCCTGAAAGTGGGCTTCAACACCTCGTCTTTTAGCACTCCTACTGTATGGTTTCTTTGTGCATTTACATTTAggttatatgaaaataaaaatgagaaataaatacactgcaaaatgatatttttttaaaagtaagaaTGAAAACATgaggaaaatatataaataaaaaatatttttttataaatataatttttaatataaaaaattaaaaacaaataattatttcatcaaatataaatataaatttcatcatttatttaagtaaatataaatacaaattatttctCTGATTATCGGAATAATAGAGACAGAAAGCCGCTgactaaaaatgcatttctaaaaTTGAAAACGAGTTTTTAAATTTACGgaaaggattttttttatattttttaacattttaaaataaacatattttaaaaatataaaaattacgTCATTTTAGTGATTCTATGCACCAGATATCAACATACCATGGTACACGAAGAAGAGAATGGGTTGAACCGGATATAATTGGATCTGTCGCTTCTACTGAACAGTAACCCCACATCATGATCAGCTTTCTGCATATATATGTGATTCCCACGAATACAAATTGTACTTCCACCTTGAGATGAAATGCTCTTGGCGTGTTCCAAGCTTTGGGATTAAGAGGTGAAATTTCTGGCCCGAGACTCCTTAGCTCAgtattaaaatttttgtaggagaattaaatcataaaatttagTATTAGATTTGAACATAGGATCCGTATTGATTATAAAGCGactaaattcataaattaatgcGTGTACGATCCCAATCATTATTAGACTATTTCCATAAAAGCATGTACCCAGCGTTATCACACTGAGAATTGTTTGCCATCTGTTCAACACCTAGAAGAACTTAGTTTATTGCTTAGATTTAACATTGATGAGTAAGTGGATTAAGGTCTAATTAAGTAAATTTAGTGAGAGATTTAGGGGGAAATCTGAAGAAAAATCTAGAGGAAGactataacaaaaaaaaacaaagaccCGTGATAAAAGAATTTCTCCAATCAATACATAGTGACCCAATAAAAAAACTCACAAAGGACAAGTCTAAAAGTTGAGGATAAAACATAAAGGATAAgaataaatctaaaaattaaagataaaatataaaggACAAAAGAAAAATCTTGTACAAAAAGCTCTCTCATCTCAATCGAGAGGTTCTTGAGAGAGTCTTGGTAGACTTATGTGAAAAAAAGCtctgagaaaataataaattttctcataacACTCTCCTATGGggtatttttaataaaaaaaaaatataaatagataattttgaaaattcttaaattaatCTTGCAAAAGATAAAGAGTCTACATCCAAATCGATTTTCAAATATCATAAATGCTTATCATATATTCTAAaattcttctataaataagagaactCTCATACCTCAAAGTTAAATCacttttacttataaaaaagaaagttttattattttttatgaatacaagaatttaacttaaatattaaaatatttatgctAGAAATATTTTCACGTCCTCTAATCGCtttctttattataaaaaatcttgacaatttgaaaataattttttaataaataaattttattattatacgTAGATAACAATAAATGTTAGATTGGATGTGATACAGAGATAATTAAATTACATGCTTGAGCCTGCCTGCTATTGGAACGGAGCATGCCACCCGCACATGCTTTGGTTCATGCATCTAAAAGTAAAAGTAGCCATAATATAAACTACGT from Diospyros lotus cultivar Yz01 chromosome 8, ASM1463336v1, whole genome shotgun sequence carries:
- the LOC127808246 gene encoding uncharacterized protein LOC127808246; protein product: MNAIECCNGNFQSAFILSSSALQKQAKSHPNFAPSKATQRRKLALRACAGQGGKKSFLSLEEAGLVEISGLSTHERFLCRLTISSLNLLRVIAEQEECSIEDLNAGRVCDWFVKDKLKREQNPESAVLQWDDSDEFQF